In a single window of the Gossypium hirsutum isolate 1008001.06 chromosome D02, Gossypium_hirsutum_v2.1, whole genome shotgun sequence genome:
- the LOC107908580 gene encoding uncharacterized protein, producing MDEFQINGAGDEEVIGDEFYEKIEAPKFVDLAAPDRCRTENDDRYWFCLRVGCDQKHEEEMDPEEIYKNFVLRVMAARSPSVGLRKALCRRDSRLKLECPRTVPAKSSKSRVSRLAMISSISTKMGEAKVKVKQSSTTPNVKKATAAKQPSTKALTTPRNKKGVSNPGTFRSVRNPKPTTVEVPKDRVVAKALVFHSPKKAVKLKKSVEWSSSLRRICSGMKKLEITDGSKKNALGCNKPLAAPRKQLRGREVKSRVYDSLHCQNQKTQEVKSINRLKKKKNENELPLSEAALGRQQDEQDTIDSTSKNPSDILEQATGPSRSSHEENIEPCPKDNEIPEATEGDDDKENAMASNIRVSESKVMEIDNNKENYAASDENRKLDCDTGKLMNETHKNIQKVAKVISKTMKENSTAVKGAQGMNYRKPKLTNPKPFRLRTDERGILKEANLEKKHLQAPEGDNESDTRTHKDQTQTIKTSSLMKPKGSMERKISTIPQKRTAPMHQKATQKSEGGSEKTRPRVVAALSRKKLGAIKEMSPTMARPLKGTSDPNKNGTSLTKKASSSQRRRHTTIPKEPNFHSLHAPKNCTKRVVA from the exons ATGGACGAATTTCAGATCAACGGTGCCGGCGACGAAGAAGTAATCGGCGACGAATTCTACGAAAAGATTGAGGCTCCCAAGTTCGTAGACCTCGCCGCACCTGATCGTTGCCGCACTGAAAATGATGACCGTTACTGGTTTTGCCTCCGTGTCG GATGTGATCAAAAGCATGAAGAAGAAATGGATCCtgaagaaatttataaaaattttgtgcTTAGG GTTATGGCGGCTAGGAGTCCAAGTGTTGGGCTTAGAAAAGCTCTTTGCAGAAGAGACTCAAG GTTGAAATTGGAATGTCCCCGTACGGTTCCTGCTAAATCTTCAAAGTCTAGAGTGTCAAGATTGGCTATGATCTCATCCATTTCAACAAAGATGGGTGAAGCTAAAGTGAAAGTTAAGCAGAGTTCGACTACCCCAAATGTGAAGAAGGCAACAGCAGCAAAGCAACCATCTACTAAGGCCTTGACTACTCCAAGGAACAAGAAAGGGGTGTCGAATCCGGGTACTTTTCGAAGTGTTAGGAACCCAAAACCGACTACGGTCGAGGTGCCAAAGGATAGAGTGGTGGCAAAGGCTTTGGTCTTTCATTCTCCAAAGAAGGCAGTGAAGTTGAAGAAGTCTGTGGAATGGAGTAGTTCATTAAGGAGGATATGTTCAGGGATGAAGAAGCTTGAGATTACTGATGGGAGTAAGAAGAATGCATTGGGGTGTAATAAACCATTAGCTGCTCCAAGGAAACAGTTAAGAGGGAGAGAGGTTAAAAGCCGAGTATACGATTCTTTGCATTGCCAGAATCAGAAGACTCAAGAAGTTAAATCTATAAATcgtttgaagaaaaagaagaacgAAAATGAGTTACCATTGTCTGAAGCTGCTTTGGGTCGTCAACAGGATGAACAGGACACAATTGATAGTACTTCTAAGAATCCTTCAGATATATTGGAGCAAGCAACAGGTCCCTCAAGGAGCAGCCATGAAGAGAACATTGAACCATGTCCTAAGGACAATGAAATCCCTGAAGCAACAGAGGGCGACGACGACAAAGAAAATGCTATGGCATCTAATATCAGAGTAAGTGAAAGCAAAGTCATGGAAATTGACAATAACAAGGAAAATTATGCAGCTTCTGATGAAAACAG AAAATTGGATTGTGACACGGGCAAGTTGATGAATGAGACTCATAAAAACATTCAAAAG GTTGCTAAAGTGATAAGTAAGACAATGAAAGAAAACTCCACCGCAGTTAAAGGTGCTCAAGGAATGAATTACAGAAAGCCTAAGCTTACAAATCCGAAGCCTTTTCGACTTAGAACAGAT GAAAGAGGAATTTTAAAGGAAGCAAACTTGGAGAAGAAGCATCTTCAAGCACCTGAAGGCGACAATGAATCAGATACAAGAACACATAAAGATCAAACA CAAACCATCAAGACCTCTAGCTTGATGAAACCGAAAGGATCCATGGAAAGAAAGATTTCAACCATTCCCCAAAAACGTACCGCCCCTATGCATCAAAAGGCAACTCAAAAATCCGAGGGTGGATCAGAGAAGACTAGACCACGAGT GGTAGCAGCATTGAGTAGGAAGAAACTCGGTGCAATTAAGGAAATGTCACCTACAATGGCCAGACCCCTTAAGGGAACGTCGGACCCTAACAAGAATGGAACTTCCTTGACGAAGAAGGCATCATCATCGCAGCGAAGAAGGCATACAACCATACCAAAAGAGCCAAACTTTCATAGCCTTCATGCTCCAAAAAACTGCACAAAGAGAGTAGTAGCATGA